Proteins from a genomic interval of Youhaiella tibetensis:
- the metF gene encoding methylenetetrahydrofolate reductase [NAD(P)H]: MNIHAQQARPSRHLSDIESKLQVSFEFFPPKNDVMEEKFWDSIDKLAPLGPRFVSVTYGAGGGTRERTLRMVSEVKSRTGVDAAAHLTCVGASRAEVDAVVQGYKDAGISRIVALRGDPPEGVGAPFVAHPEGYRSAAELVEGIRRIGDFDISVAAYPEKHPQSPDWQTDIDNLKRKLDAGASRAITQMFFDNTDYLRYVERVRAAGITAPIVPGIQPIHSFKQISGFAARCGASMPDWVAKRFEGLEDDPETHALMASAVAAEQVIELLDEGVTEFHFFTLNRSNFVLALARLLGRRPG, from the coding sequence ATGAACATCCACGCCCAACAGGCCCGGCCCAGCCGGCACCTTTCGGACATCGAGTCCAAGCTGCAGGTTTCCTTCGAATTCTTCCCTCCCAAGAACGACGTGATGGAAGAAAAGTTCTGGGATTCGATCGACAAGCTTGCCCCGCTCGGGCCGCGCTTCGTGTCGGTGACCTATGGCGCCGGTGGCGGCACGCGCGAGCGCACGCTGCGCATGGTGTCCGAGGTCAAGTCGCGAACGGGCGTGGACGCGGCGGCGCACCTGACCTGTGTCGGCGCCTCGCGCGCGGAAGTCGATGCGGTGGTCCAGGGCTACAAGGACGCCGGCATTTCGCGCATCGTCGCCCTGCGCGGCGACCCGCCGGAGGGCGTGGGTGCGCCGTTCGTTGCGCATCCGGAAGGCTATCGCAGCGCGGCCGAGCTGGTGGAGGGCATCCGCAGGATCGGCGACTTCGACATTTCCGTCGCCGCCTATCCCGAAAAGCACCCGCAGAGCCCGGACTGGCAGACCGATATCGACAATCTCAAGCGCAAGCTGGATGCCGGCGCCTCCCGCGCCATTACCCAGATGTTCTTCGATAACACCGATTACCTGCGCTATGTCGAGCGTGTGCGGGCGGCCGGGATTACGGCGCCGATCGTGCCGGGCATCCAGCCGATCCACTCGTTCAAGCAGATTTCGGGCTTCGCCGCCCGCTGCGGCGCCTCAATGCCCGATTGGGTGGCCAAGCGCTTCGAGGGGCTGGAAGACGATCCTGAAACCCACGCGCTGATGGCCTCGGCCGTGGCGGCCGAGCAGGTGATCGAACTGCTCGACGAGGGCGTGACCGAGTTCCACTTCTTCACCCTCAACCGCTCCAATTTCGTGCTGGCGCTGGCCCGGTTGCTCGGGCGCCGGCCGGGGTAG